The following are from one region of the Stigmatella ashevillena genome:
- a CDS encoding ISAzo13 family transposase, producing the protein MKNVDELRTKYEAIAPLLNERSRRRWAALEARAYGYGGISAVARATGLTRNTVMAGLRELQGTEDEPISLERVRHQGAGRRRLAVTDKQLKPLLEKLVNPVTRGDPQHPLRWTSKSTPHLAAELTKQGHSVSAGTVATMLKAMGFSLQSPRKVREGGSHKDRDKQFRHINRQTQLFQKKVQPVISVDTKKKELVGLFKNGGREWQVHGKPEEVNVYDFPPLAEGKAIPYGVYDVTLNAGWVSVGVDHDTPQFAANAIREWWKHMGSKEYPAATELLIVSDSGGSNSARSRVWKIELQRLADDIRMRIHVSHMPPGTSKWNKIEHRLFCHITQNWRGRPLMSYETVVSLISHTTTRTGLKVKATLDRHLYQTGIKAADTEMKELQIKRSRFHGEWNYTFTPRSDLLK; encoded by the coding sequence ATGAAGAACGTTGACGAACTGCGAACAAAGTACGAGGCGATAGCGCCGCTCCTGAACGAACGTTCTCGTCGTCGGTGGGCGGCACTAGAGGCACGTGCCTATGGATATGGTGGCATCAGTGCTGTGGCACGCGCGACAGGACTGACACGCAACACGGTGATGGCAGGACTGCGTGAACTGCAAGGCACTGAGGATGAGCCAATCTCACTGGAGCGCGTACGGCACCAAGGCGCCGGACGCAGGCGACTGGCGGTGACGGATAAGCAACTCAAACCACTTCTGGAGAAGTTGGTAAACCCAGTTACACGAGGCGATCCACAACACCCCCTGCGTTGGACGAGCAAGAGCACGCCCCATCTTGCTGCTGAGTTGACGAAGCAGGGGCATTCTGTCAGTGCTGGCACTGTGGCGACAATGCTGAAGGCGATGGGCTTCAGCCTGCAATCTCCTCGCAAGGTACGTGAGGGCGGTTCGCACAAGGATCGAGACAAACAGTTCAGACACATCAACCGACAGACGCAGCTATTCCAAAAGAAGGTGCAACCCGTCATATCGGTAGATACCAAGAAAAAGGAGCTTGTAGGGCTCTTCAAAAACGGAGGGCGCGAGTGGCAAGTCCATGGAAAGCCCGAGGAAGTGAACGTCTATGATTTTCCTCCTCTTGCCGAAGGCAAGGCTATCCCGTACGGAGTTTATGATGTAACACTGAACGCAGGTTGGGTGAGCGTTGGTGTCGATCACGACACGCCGCAGTTTGCTGCGAATGCGATTCGTGAGTGGTGGAAACACATGGGAAGCAAAGAGTACCCGGCAGCGACGGAGCTACTCATCGTGTCTGACTCTGGGGGAAGCAACAGCGCTCGCTCGCGAGTATGGAAGATCGAGTTGCAGCGACTTGCCGATGACATCCGCATGCGCATCCATGTCAGCCACATGCCTCCGGGTACAAGTAAATGGAACAAGATCGAGCATCGACTCTTTTGCCACATCACGCAAAATTGGCGAGGTCGGCCGCTCATGAGCTATGAGACAGTAGTGAGCCTCATCAGTCACACAACAACCCGCACAGGCTTGAAGGTCAAGGCAACACTTGATCGACACCTCTATCAGACGGGGATCAAGGCGGCTGATACGGAGATGAAGGAATTACAGATCAAGCGCTCAAGATTCCATGGAGAGTGGAACTACACATTCACTCCACGCTCCGACTTGCTCAAGTAA
- a CDS encoding MMPL family transporter, with the protein MFRALARAIHHHRGRVFVASAVFLALALAALVRGGRLSTGVVEGTEAEQAQQLASATTVGSTDTTLAVVFHSDTLSSTSKEFQEALKGTLEAVAKLPTVEGVLSPLGAPKAVAAQLQASTGHDTLALVRLKGDIREATRAFPEVRAVLSAGPLQATLTGRIAFIDALNQLLEEDLLRAELISFPLALLVLLRVFRTWVASLLPLAVGGLAVLSGVAGVFVLSHFTDMAQYTINVVSLIGMGVAIDYSLFIVSRFRSELEREQNVEAALERTLDTAGRAVAFSGLAVAVGLAGLLFYRGSYLSAMGIGGALVVAFAVVFALTVLPALLSWLGPRVNRGRVPFPRLFADKEGLWHGLATWVMRHPVLVLVPTLLILVAVGLPFLRLQLAATDITALPAETEARRGAESLRQLFPRQAANGLVVVVQFPSGSAFTAERMGALYDKSRQLARIPGVIGIDSIVNLKETMDRDAYQELPDFPEDMLPPEFSQARDAYLHGSVTVMRVLTEAPASSQAARDIVEAVRKERAVGDGKLLVAGQTASDVDAGHFVRAHTPWAIGFVMGLMCLVLFVLLGSVVLPLKAMLMNLLSIAGSFGALVWIFQEGHLSGLLNFEPGPIEPSLPVLLFCALFGLSMDYEVLLLSRMREEWERTHDNAHSVAEGLERTGGLITSAAAIMVAVFAAFSLAHVVVVKAMGVGMAIAVALDATLVRILLVPAMMRLFGDFNWWAPKALARWLSLAHQAHGPSERPPR; encoded by the coding sequence ATGTTTCGCGCGCTCGCGAGGGCCATTCATCACCACCGGGGGCGCGTGTTCGTTGCGAGTGCCGTGTTCCTCGCGCTGGCCCTTGCCGCCCTCGTTCGGGGGGGACGCCTGAGCACCGGAGTCGTGGAGGGCACCGAGGCGGAGCAGGCTCAGCAGCTCGCGTCGGCCACCACGGTGGGCTCGACCGACACCACCCTCGCCGTCGTCTTCCACTCGGACACCTTGAGCAGCACCAGCAAGGAGTTCCAGGAGGCGCTGAAGGGCACGCTGGAGGCCGTCGCGAAGCTGCCCACGGTGGAGGGGGTGCTCTCCCCCCTGGGGGCGCCGAAGGCCGTGGCTGCGCAGCTCCAGGCCAGCACGGGGCATGACACCTTGGCGCTGGTCCGGCTCAAGGGGGATATCCGCGAGGCGACCCGCGCCTTCCCCGAGGTCCGCGCGGTGCTGAGCGCTGGACCGTTGCAGGCCACCCTCACGGGCCGGATCGCCTTCATCGACGCGCTGAACCAGTTGCTCGAGGAGGATCTCCTGCGCGCCGAGCTCATCTCTTTTCCCCTGGCGCTGCTGGTGTTGCTGCGCGTCTTCCGGACTTGGGTGGCCTCGCTCCTGCCGTTGGCGGTGGGAGGGCTCGCGGTGCTCTCGGGCGTGGCGGGCGTGTTCGTGTTGTCGCACTTCACCGATATGGCCCAGTACACGATCAACGTCGTGTCGCTCATTGGCATGGGGGTGGCGATTGACTATTCGCTCTTCATTGTCAGCCGCTTTCGCTCGGAGCTCGAGCGGGAGCAGAACGTCGAGGCGGCGCTGGAGCGGACGCTCGACACCGCGGGGCGCGCGGTGGCCTTCTCCGGGCTCGCCGTGGCCGTGGGGCTCGCGGGCCTCTTGTTCTACCGGGGCTCGTACCTCAGTGCGATGGGGATCGGCGGCGCCCTGGTCGTCGCCTTCGCGGTGGTCTTCGCGCTGACCGTCCTGCCGGCGCTGCTGTCCTGGCTGGGCCCCCGTGTGAACCGGGGCCGTGTTCCCTTTCCAAGGTTGTTTGCGGACAAGGAGGGGCTCTGGCATGGCCTGGCCACCTGGGTCATGCGCCATCCCGTGCTCGTGCTGGTGCCCACGCTGCTCATCCTGGTGGCGGTGGGCTTGCCGTTTTTGCGGCTCCAGTTGGCCGCGACCGACATCACCGCGCTGCCCGCGGAGACCGAAGCCCGGCGGGGCGCGGAGTCTCTCCGGCAGCTCTTTCCCCGGCAAGCCGCCAACGGCCTGGTGGTGGTGGTGCAGTTTCCCTCGGGCAGCGCGTTCACCGCGGAGCGCATGGGGGCGCTCTATGACAAGAGCCGCCAGCTCGCACGGATTCCGGGCGTCATCGGCATCGACAGCATCGTCAACCTCAAGGAGACGATGGACCGGGACGCGTACCAGGAGTTGCCGGACTTTCCCGAGGACATGCTGCCTCCGGAGTTCTCGCAGGCCCGGGATGCCTACCTGCACGGCAGTGTGACGGTCATGAGGGTGCTCACCGAGGCGCCTGCTTCGAGCCAGGCCGCCCGGGACATCGTCGAGGCGGTCCGCAAGGAGCGCGCTGTCGGAGATGGGAAGCTGCTGGTGGCGGGGCAGACGGCCAGCGATGTGGATGCGGGGCACTTCGTGAGGGCCCATACCCCGTGGGCCATCGGCTTCGTGATGGGGTTGATGTGCCTGGTGCTCTTTGTCCTGCTCGGCTCGGTGGTGCTGCCGCTCAAGGCGATGCTCATGAACCTGCTGTCGATCGCGGGGTCCTTCGGGGCGCTGGTGTGGATCTTCCAGGAGGGGCACCTGAGCGGGCTGCTGAACTTCGAGCCTGGTCCCATCGAGCCCTCGTTGCCGGTGCTCCTCTTCTGCGCCCTGTTCGGCCTGTCGATGGACTACGAGGTCCTGCTGCTCAGCCGGATGCGCGAGGAGTGGGAGCGGACCCATGACAATGCCCACTCGGTGGCCGAGGGGCTCGAGCGCACAGGGGGGCTCATCACGAGCGCGGCGGCCATCATGGTGGCCGTGTTCGCCGCGTTCTCCCTGGCCCACGTGGTGGTGGTGAAGGCGATGGGGGTGGGAATGGCCATCGCGGTGGCGCTGGATGCGACGCTGGTGCGCATCCTGCTCGTGCCCGCGATGATGCGCCTCTTCGGAGACTTCAACTGGTGGGCGCCCAAGGCGCTGGCCCGCTGGTTGTCGCTGGCGCACCAGGCGCACGGCCCCTCGGAGCGGCCGCCCCGCTGA
- a CDS encoding 2,3-oxidosqualene cyclase — MSVTAGERLPKSVSVIQRGLDVLAATQDAEGSWYGDYGGPQFLIPIYVTGLHVMGRTPEPAQREGLIAYLRNHQNADGGWGLDVEAPSQVFTSVLNYVALRLLGVGEDDAGLRKARQWFLPRGGPLSSGAWGKIILALLGLYEYGGLQPIPPELWLLPESLPFHPSRLWCHCRMVYLPMSWLYGRKARAPETPLLAAIRHEIFDGTYAQVDWAAARERVSPTDVFTPRTFWLKAANQVMYGYERLAGARLRARSLDFALEQIRAEDEATHYICIGPINKVLNMVVWHFVNPEGPEVRAHLERLPDYFYEGADGVRMNGYNSSELWDTSFAVQAVAATGETERHRPMLEEAARFIEANQVLEDTPEPQRFFRHPSKGGWPFSTRDHGWPISDCTAEGLKASLVLEPLGLNRVPQARLQDAVQFILSMQNEDGGWATYELQRGPKLLELLNPSDVFSTIMVDVSYVECTSACVQALAAWRKHHPVPDARVDQAIARGADFIRRAQREDGSWIGSWGVCFTYGTWFGVNGLIAAGALPEDMALRRATAFLRSYQRSDGAWSEVVESCRQARWVEGKQGHAVNTSWALLTLAAAGEQSSDAAQRGVRWLRERQQADGRWPPEPIAGIFNRTCAIHYDAYLRIFPVWALAVCDKR; from the coding sequence ATGAGCGTCACCGCCGGCGAGCGGCTCCCCAAGTCCGTGTCCGTCATCCAGCGGGGGCTGGACGTGCTGGCCGCCACCCAGGATGCCGAGGGCTCCTGGTACGGCGACTATGGAGGGCCGCAGTTCCTCATTCCCATCTATGTCACGGGGCTGCACGTGATGGGGCGTACCCCCGAGCCCGCGCAGCGCGAGGGGCTCATCGCCTACCTGCGCAACCACCAGAACGCCGATGGGGGCTGGGGGCTGGATGTCGAAGCGCCCAGCCAGGTGTTCACCTCGGTGCTCAACTACGTCGCCCTCCGGCTGCTGGGAGTGGGGGAGGACGATGCCGGGTTGCGCAAGGCGCGGCAGTGGTTCCTCCCGCGGGGAGGGCCGCTGAGCAGTGGGGCGTGGGGGAAGATCATCCTCGCGTTGCTGGGGCTGTATGAGTACGGGGGGCTCCAGCCGATTCCTCCCGAGCTCTGGCTGTTGCCCGAGTCGCTGCCCTTCCATCCCTCCAGGCTCTGGTGCCATTGCCGCATGGTGTACCTGCCCATGAGCTGGCTGTATGGGCGCAAGGCCCGGGCCCCCGAGACGCCGCTGCTGGCGGCCATCCGGCATGAGATTTTCGATGGGACGTATGCCCAGGTGGACTGGGCCGCCGCGCGTGAGCGCGTGTCCCCGACGGATGTCTTCACCCCCCGGACCTTCTGGCTCAAGGCCGCCAATCAGGTGATGTATGGCTATGAGCGGCTCGCGGGAGCGCGGCTGCGGGCCCGCTCGCTCGATTTCGCGCTGGAGCAGATTCGCGCCGAGGACGAGGCCACCCACTACATCTGCATCGGCCCCATCAACAAAGTGCTCAACATGGTGGTCTGGCACTTCGTCAACCCGGAGGGCCCCGAGGTGCGTGCCCACCTGGAGCGTTTGCCGGACTACTTCTATGAGGGCGCCGACGGCGTCCGGATGAACGGATACAACTCGTCGGAGCTGTGGGACACCTCCTTTGCCGTTCAGGCGGTGGCCGCAACGGGGGAGACGGAGCGCCACCGGCCGATGTTGGAAGAGGCGGCCCGGTTCATCGAGGCGAACCAGGTGCTCGAGGACACGCCCGAGCCCCAGCGCTTCTTCCGGCACCCCAGCAAGGGCGGCTGGCCGTTCAGCACCCGGGACCATGGCTGGCCCATCAGCGACTGCACGGCCGAGGGGCTCAAGGCTTCGCTCGTGCTCGAGCCCTTGGGGCTCAACCGCGTGCCCCAGGCCCGCCTCCAGGACGCGGTGCAGTTCATCCTCTCGATGCAGAACGAAGATGGGGGCTGGGCCACGTATGAGCTTCAGCGGGGCCCCAAGCTGCTCGAGCTGCTCAACCCCTCGGATGTCTTCTCCACCATCATGGTGGACGTCAGCTATGTGGAGTGCACCTCGGCCTGCGTGCAGGCCCTGGCCGCCTGGCGCAAGCACCACCCGGTGCCGGATGCGCGCGTGGACCAGGCGATTGCGCGGGGGGCCGATTTCATCCGGCGGGCCCAGCGCGAGGATGGCTCGTGGATCGGCTCCTGGGGCGTTTGCTTCACCTATGGGACGTGGTTCGGGGTGAATGGCCTGATCGCCGCGGGCGCCCTTCCCGAGGACATGGCCCTGCGCCGGGCCACGGCCTTCCTTCGCTCGTACCAGCGGTCCGATGGCGCCTGGAGTGAGGTCGTCGAAAGCTGTCGGCAGGCACGGTGGGTGGAAGGCAAGCAGGGGCATGCCGTCAACACCTCGTGGGCGCTGTTGACGCTCGCGGCTGCCGGGGAGCAGAGCTCCGATGCGGCTCAGCGCGGCGTCCGGTGGCTGCGGGAGCGCCAGCAGGCGGATGGCCGTTGGCCTCCGGAGCCCATTGCCGGCATCTTCAATCGGACATGTGCCATTCATTACGACGCCTACCTGCGGATCTTCCCCGTCTGGGCGCTCGCGGTGTGCGACAAGCGGTAG
- a CDS encoding OmpA family protein codes for MQRILAPVHSPRIFPPIRLWRASALTACFAASLAQAQGADGWSTFPPSSTPAASGVPGGPSPSSSPEAGKAPAPPPPTVVSTQERVLPGGEPHTPSTLGNAWTDPKNLRHTASASGGVGLLRVAGADLGPPRLLRFSLTGEFFQNDSFPVRGAAHTRTTGSFALAYAPFEFLEVFTAYTVSANTNSRASPNLIQSLGDLTFGARGAKRWAPGLWAGVDLRVMTFSGVGNQDVDRYAFGFAPRLIATYDVPEIRPEFPLLRAHGNLGFLFDGTGDLAGSTPLNASEEYGLGVNRYHRLGLGLGVEAPLRAFIPFLEFGLAYPLGVESGGLIAPDGRTVSSFSAAQKTFTLGAKVTALKDVTFSVGAELGLSRTVGLGVPATPPLNFFLGASYTVDPFSRGGTTKIVETVRERPVTVEVPVAPQTVQVSGVVLDAKTRKPLPGVLVMLPGAGLPPVATDPQTGRFLTYPLPGGAIRIAIQKEGYRLVERDITLVPGQHQTLEVTMESMAQPGTLTLSTTAQKKPVAATLRLRGPRKQELATTPAAATKLEVPAGQYLVDVIAPGYLAQTREVQVAEGTAQALSFDLKPAPKKKLVTVAQNKLELLQQVQFTNGKAVIQANSQPLLAQVVDVIVRNNIQRVRIEAHTDNQGNPAANLKLSQERAQAVATFLAQAGLDAARVEVQGYGDARPIAPNLTPRGKELNRRVEFIILEQ; via the coding sequence ATGCAGCGTATACTCGCCCCCGTGCATTCCCCTCGAATCTTCCCGCCGATCCGCCTCTGGCGTGCCTCGGCCCTGACGGCGTGCTTCGCCGCGTCCCTGGCTCAGGCGCAAGGGGCGGATGGGTGGAGCACTTTTCCTCCCAGTTCCACACCTGCGGCAAGCGGGGTGCCAGGAGGGCCCTCGCCCTCCTCCTCTCCCGAGGCAGGCAAGGCCCCCGCGCCGCCGCCGCCCACCGTCGTCTCCACCCAGGAGCGGGTCCTTCCCGGAGGCGAGCCGCATACCCCCTCCACCCTGGGGAACGCGTGGACGGATCCCAAGAACCTCCGCCATACCGCCAGTGCCAGCGGGGGCGTGGGGCTGCTGCGCGTGGCGGGCGCGGACCTGGGCCCCCCCCGCCTGCTGCGCTTCTCCCTCACGGGCGAGTTCTTCCAGAACGACAGCTTCCCGGTGCGTGGGGCGGCCCACACGCGCACCACGGGGAGCTTCGCGCTTGCCTACGCTCCCTTCGAGTTCCTCGAGGTGTTCACCGCCTACACCGTCTCGGCGAACACCAACTCGCGCGCCTCGCCCAACCTCATCCAGTCGCTGGGGGACCTGACCTTTGGGGCCCGCGGTGCGAAGCGCTGGGCCCCCGGCCTGTGGGCGGGCGTCGACCTGCGCGTCATGACCTTCTCGGGCGTGGGCAACCAGGACGTGGACCGGTACGCCTTCGGCTTCGCCCCCCGCCTGATTGCGACCTATGACGTCCCGGAGATCCGCCCCGAGTTCCCGCTGCTGCGCGCCCACGGCAACCTCGGCTTTCTGTTCGACGGAACAGGAGACCTGGCAGGTTCCACGCCGCTGAACGCCTCCGAGGAGTACGGGCTGGGCGTCAACCGCTACCACCGCTTGGGCCTCGGCCTCGGCGTGGAAGCGCCCTTGCGCGCCTTCATCCCGTTTCTCGAATTCGGCCTGGCCTACCCACTGGGTGTGGAGAGCGGAGGCCTTATCGCCCCGGATGGACGGACGGTGTCCTCATTCAGCGCGGCGCAGAAGACGTTCACCCTGGGGGCCAAGGTCACCGCCCTCAAGGACGTCACCTTCAGCGTGGGGGCCGAGCTGGGCCTCTCGCGCACGGTGGGCCTGGGCGTCCCGGCCACCCCTCCCCTCAACTTCTTCCTCGGGGCCTCCTACACCGTGGACCCGTTCTCGCGAGGGGGGACGACCAAGATCGTCGAGACCGTCCGGGAACGGCCCGTGACCGTGGAGGTGCCTGTCGCCCCGCAAACCGTCCAGGTCTCCGGGGTGGTGCTCGATGCCAAGACGCGCAAGCCCTTGCCAGGCGTCCTGGTCATGCTCCCCGGAGCCGGTCTGCCCCCGGTGGCGACCGATCCGCAGACGGGCCGCTTCCTCACCTACCCACTGCCGGGCGGCGCCATCCGGATTGCCATCCAAAAAGAGGGCTACCGCCTCGTCGAGCGGGACATCACCCTGGTCCCCGGCCAGCACCAGACGCTGGAGGTGACGATGGAGAGCATGGCCCAGCCGGGCACCCTCACCCTCTCCACCACCGCCCAGAAGAAGCCCGTGGCGGCCACCCTGCGGCTCCGCGGCCCCCGGAAGCAGGAGCTGGCCACCACCCCGGCCGCCGCCACGAAGCTGGAGGTCCCCGCGGGCCAGTACCTGGTGGACGTCATCGCCCCGGGCTACCTGGCGCAGACCCGCGAGGTCCAGGTCGCCGAGGGCACGGCGCAGGCACTCTCCTTTGACTTGAAGCCCGCGCCCAAGAAGAAGCTGGTGACGGTGGCGCAGAACAAGTTGGAGCTCCTCCAGCAAGTCCAGTTCACCAATGGCAAGGCCGTCATCCAGGCGAACAGCCAGCCCCTGCTGGCCCAGGTGGTGGACGTCATCGTGCGCAACAACATCCAGCGGGTGCGCATCGAGGCCCACACGGACAACCAGGGCAACCCGGCCGCCAACCTGAAGCTCTCCCAGGAGAGGGCGCAGGCGGTGGCCACCTTCCTGGCCCAAGCGGGCCTCGACGCGGCGCGCGTGGAAGTCCAAGGCTACGGCGACGCACGCCCGATCGCCCCCAACCTCACCCCCCGGGGCAAAGAGCTCAACCGCCGCGTGGAGTTCATCATCTTGGAGCAGTGA
- a CDS encoding phytoene/squalene synthase family protein, which yields MSNPEAFCREALPEVSRTFALNIPVLPEPLDLVVTVGYLLCRIVDTIEDEATCSATMRAQLLSEFARLVELPEGWRDQVPRYTAQVGEWLRETVPEPESRLMRRTGTVLEAFAGLPSWTQPPIARCVRAMAEGMADVSRDLALAPPASGLRDLEATLTYCYYVAGTVGEMLTELFIGFAPQLARQGDELRMLSPAFGRALQLINILKDIREDLERGYCWLPRTVMAAHGLTARTLLQPENRGRAVGMLNELVAVARREADISLEYALRLPVDEPGLRLFCLWPLFFAVLSLSRLENNPAVFEPQPVKITRAAVREIMLLTQQNVASDTVLRALYMQCLSGTLQPECLTP from the coding sequence ATGAGCAACCCTGAAGCTTTCTGCCGCGAGGCGCTGCCCGAGGTCTCTCGGACTTTCGCCCTCAATATCCCGGTTCTCCCCGAGCCGTTGGATCTCGTCGTCACCGTGGGTTACCTCCTCTGCCGCATCGTGGATACGATCGAGGACGAGGCCACTTGCAGTGCCACGATGCGAGCCCAGCTCCTCTCGGAGTTTGCCCGCCTCGTCGAGCTGCCCGAGGGGTGGCGCGATCAGGTGCCTCGCTATACCGCCCAGGTAGGGGAGTGGCTGCGAGAGACCGTTCCCGAGCCCGAATCGCGTCTGATGCGCCGGACGGGGACCGTACTGGAAGCCTTCGCGGGCCTGCCGTCATGGACGCAGCCGCCCATCGCGCGGTGTGTGCGCGCCATGGCCGAGGGCATGGCCGACGTGAGCCGGGATCTCGCGCTCGCCCCACCTGCAAGCGGCCTGAGGGACCTGGAGGCCACACTGACCTACTGCTACTACGTGGCAGGGACGGTCGGCGAGATGCTGACGGAGCTCTTCATTGGCTTCGCTCCCCAGCTCGCGCGCCAGGGAGACGAGCTGCGGATGCTGTCGCCCGCTTTTGGCCGGGCATTGCAGCTCATCAACATCCTCAAGGACATCCGCGAGGATCTGGAGCGAGGCTACTGCTGGCTGCCCAGGACCGTCATGGCGGCGCACGGGCTCACCGCCCGCACGCTGTTGCAGCCGGAGAACCGGGGCCGCGCCGTGGGGATGCTCAACGAACTGGTGGCTGTGGCCCGGCGTGAGGCGGACATCTCCCTGGAGTATGCGCTGCGGCTGCCGGTGGACGAGCCTGGCCTGAGGCTGTTCTGTCTGTGGCCCCTGTTCTTCGCCGTGCTCTCGCTCTCGCGGCTGGAGAACAATCCCGCCGTTTTCGAGCCGCAGCCGGTGAAGATCACCCGCGCCGCCGTGCGGGAGATCATGCTGCTGACCCAGCAGAACGTCGCGTCCGATACGGTGCTGCGCGCCCTCTACATGCAGTGTCTCTCGGGGACCCTCCAGCCAGAGTGCCTGACGCCATGA
- a CDS encoding FAD-dependent oxidoreductase translates to MNTDVVIIGAGPAGCASAAALSHLGHSILLVDAGQDRGKQLAGELLHPPGVEDLRTLGFGPALEACKGQPVQGFAVVDTRRGRRTTQLTYNGLSRGLSLEHARFAESLLEAVERLPGVTVWRKTRLTAIHRNDADGVALTVVRGGEQQQVLTPLLVAADGRSSFVRKLLGIEEQHERLSSMVGVTVDAQALPHAGHGHIFIGGNAPVLAYAIEPGVARVMVDVPLGATAQRLHSSPELLNGVPQPLRGAILEALERETPRMAANDTRLPRRVTQGRVVLVGDAAGCCHPVSASGMASGISDAMALQQSLRESLHNVPRALRRYVQRRRSAQRTRIALASALYQAFSIQREDMDALRTGLLRYWEESTTGGRNSMELLSTRETRMWVMAREYMRVVGYGIGALTSEAFSHQRRDFETLMRAGTGLLTSAFPHLQDSARGGLEDAFATFAASKERRR, encoded by the coding sequence TTGAATACGGACGTGGTCATCATCGGGGCAGGCCCGGCTGGCTGTGCAAGCGCGGCGGCATTGTCACACTTGGGCCATTCAATTCTTCTCGTCGATGCGGGACAGGACCGCGGCAAGCAGCTCGCGGGCGAGCTGCTCCATCCTCCCGGGGTGGAAGATTTGCGCACGCTGGGCTTTGGACCCGCGCTGGAGGCCTGTAAAGGCCAGCCCGTTCAAGGCTTCGCCGTCGTGGACACCCGGCGGGGGCGGCGAACCACCCAGCTGACCTACAATGGCTTGAGCCGGGGCCTGTCGCTCGAACACGCGCGCTTCGCGGAGAGCCTGCTGGAGGCTGTGGAACGGCTGCCCGGCGTCACCGTGTGGCGCAAGACGCGGCTCACCGCCATCCATCGCAACGATGCCGACGGCGTCGCGCTCACGGTCGTGCGCGGTGGGGAACAGCAGCAGGTGCTCACACCTCTGTTGGTGGCGGCGGACGGGCGGAGTTCCTTCGTCCGGAAGCTCCTGGGCATCGAAGAGCAGCACGAGCGGCTCTCCAGCATGGTGGGCGTGACGGTGGATGCGCAGGCCCTGCCCCATGCCGGCCACGGGCACATCTTCATTGGAGGAAACGCCCCGGTCCTCGCCTACGCCATCGAGCCCGGCGTGGCGCGGGTGATGGTCGACGTTCCCTTGGGTGCGACCGCTCAGAGATTGCACTCATCACCTGAACTTCTGAATGGGGTACCCCAACCGCTGCGAGGCGCCATTCTGGAGGCGCTCGAGCGTGAAACACCGCGGATGGCCGCCAATGACACACGCCTGCCACGCCGGGTGACCCAGGGCCGGGTCGTCCTCGTGGGAGACGCAGCGGGCTGCTGCCACCCGGTGAGCGCCAGTGGGATGGCCTCGGGGATCAGCGACGCGATGGCGCTCCAGCAGTCGCTCCGGGAGAGCCTCCACAATGTCCCCCGCGCCCTGCGCCGCTACGTCCAGCGCCGCCGCTCGGCCCAGCGGACGCGCATCGCCCTGGCTTCTGCCCTCTATCAGGCGTTCTCCATTCAGCGCGAGGACATGGATGCCCTGAGGACGGGGCTGCTCCGCTACTGGGAGGAGAGCACCACCGGCGGGCGCAACTCGATGGAGCTGCTGTCGACGCGCGAGACGCGCATGTGGGTCATGGCGCGCGAGTACATGCGGGTGGTGGGCTATGGCATCGGCGCGCTGACTTCGGAGGCCTTCAGCCACCAGCGCCGGGACTTCGAGACCCTCATGCGAGCGGGAACGGGCCTGCTCACTTCGGCGTTCCCCCACCTCCAGGACTCGGCGCGCGGAGGATTGGAGGACGCCTTCGCGACGTTCGCCGCCAGCAAGGAGCGGCGCCGATGA